The sequence CGATGTCGTCGTCGGACATGCTCACCGGAGATTTTCCGATCGTTCGTGATAAATCTACGCCATGCGCCGGTAGCGTACGGACACTCGTCCGAACGGGATGACGGTGACGTTCGTGAGATGAGTCATGTCGGTGGCGCGTCGTGTCGGAAAATCGCCGCGTTGCGCCGTTTTTGCGGGAACCCGAACCATTCAGAAGGCTTTTGAGCGGGCCGGCGGATATGCACCACACAGCATGCCTGCGGACTTCAATTGGGCGATCGGTGGCGAGGCCGGTGACGGCATCGACTCCACCGGGAAAATCTTCGCCCAGGCGCTCTCGAGGGCCGGTCGGCACGTGTTCACCTCCAAAGACTTCGCGTCGCGCATTCGGGGCGGCTACACGGCGTACAAAGTCCGCACGTCAGTAGACCAGGTACAGAGCGTCGTCGACCGGCTGGACGTGCTCATCGCACTCACCCAGCGGACCATCGACGAGAACCTGAACGAACTCCACGAGGGGAGCGTTATCATCTACGATGGGGACCGAACGACGATGCAGGACGTCGAGATCCCCGAGGACGTGATCGGCCTCGACGTGCCTCTGAAAAGCCTCGCCGAAGACGCCGGCGGGGCCATCATGCGCAACGTCGTCGCCCTCGGCGCCGCGTGTGCCGTCAGCGGCTTTCCCATCGAGAACCTCGACAGCGCGCTGGAGAAACGCTTCGGGGACAAGGGCGAGGCCATCGTCGACAACAACAAGTCGGCGGCGCGGAAGGGCCGCGAGTACGTCGAATCGGAGTTCGACCAGCCCTTCGGCTACGATCTCGAGTGTACCGACGAGAACTACGTCCTCCTGAACGGCGACGAGGCCATCGGTATGGGCGCCATCGCTGCAGGCTGTCGCTTCTACGCGGGCTACCCCATCACCCCCGCGACCAACGTGATGGAGTATCTCACCGGACGGGTCGAGCGCTACGGCGGCCACGTCGTCCAAGCCGAGGACGAACTCGCCGCGATCAACCTCGCGCTCGGCGCCGCCCGGGCGGGCGCCCGGTCGATGACCGCCACCTCCGGTCCCGGGATCGACCTCATGACCGAGACGTTCGGCCTGATCGCGACCAGCGAGACGCCGCTGGTCATCGTCGACGTGATGCGCTCCGGCCCCTCGACCGGGATGCCGACCAAGCAGGAACAGGGCGACCTGAACACCCTGCTCTACGGTGGCCACGGGGAAGTGCCGCGGTTCGTCCTCGCGCCGACGACCATCGCCGACTGTTTCCACAAGACCGTCGAGGCGTTCAACCTCGCCGAGAAATACCAGATCCCGGTGTATCTCACCGCCGACCTCTCGCTCGCAGTCACCGAGCAGACGTACCCACCCGAGGAGTTCGACATGGACGCGGTCGAGATCGAGCGCGGGAAGATCGTCGACGAGGGGACCGTCGGCGAGTGGCAGGACGAGGAAGGACGGTTCAAGCCCCACGCGCTCACCGACGACGGCATCAGCCCGCGCTCCCTGCCGGGGACTGAGGGCGGCGTTCACATGTCGACGGGGCTCGAACACGACGAACTCGGTCGCCGGACCGAGGATCGGGAGATGCGCGTCCAGCAGGTTGACAAACGCTCCCGGAAAGTCGAGACGGCCCGGGAGCGCGAGGCGTTCGAACCCCGGGAGTTCGGCGATCCCGACGCCGAGACGCTCGTGCTCTCGTGGGGGTCGAACGAGGGGGCGCTGATCGAAGCCGAGCGGTTCCTCGACGACGAGGGGATCGACGCGCGATATCTCTCGGTGCCGTATCTCTTCCCCCGCCCCGATCTGACGGAGGCGGTCGAAGCCGCCGAGACCGTCATCGTCGTCGAATGCAACGCGACGGGGCAGTTCGCCGACATCGTCGAACACGACACGCTGACGCGCGTCACCCGGATCAACAAGTACGACGGCGTCCGCTTCAAGGCGGACGAACTCGCCGAGCGCATCGCCGCAGTCCTGACGGACGACACGGAGGAAGCCACTGCATGAGTTCCAACGTTCGATTCACCGACTTCAAATCCGACGCACAGCCGACCTGGTGTCCGGGCTGTGGCGACTTCGGCACCATGAACGGGATGATGAAAGCCTTAGCCGAGACCGGCAACAGCCCCGACGACACCTTCGTCGTCGCCGGCATCGGCTGTTCCGGCAAGATCGGGACGTACATGCGGTCGTACGCCATCCACGGCGTCCACGGCCGCGCGCTCCCGGTCGGCGCCGGCGTCAAACTCGCCAACCCCGACATCGAGGTGATGGTCGCGGGCGGCGACGGCGACGGCTACTCCATCGGCGCGGGCCATTTCATCCACGCCGTCCGCCGCAACGTCGACATGACCTACGTGGTCATGGACAACCGCATCTACGGACTGACGAAGGGCCAGGCCTCGCCGACCAGCCGCGAGGACTTCGAAACGTCGACGACGCCGGAAGGCCCCCAGCAACCGCCGGTCAATCCCCTGGCGCTCGCCCTCGCCGCGAGCGGCACCTTCATCGCCCAGTCGTTCTCGACGGACGCCCAGCGCCACGCCGACATCGTCAAGCAGGCCGTCGAACACGACGGCTTCGGCTTCGTCAACGTGTTCAGTCCCTGCGTGACGTTCAACGACGTCGACACGTACGACTACTTCCGCGATCAGATCGTCGACCTCGAGGAGACGGAGCACGACCCGACCGACTACGACGACGCCCGGTCGCGCATCCTCGACCGGGACGCGGAGTACCAGGGCGTCCTCTACCGCAACGATGACTCGGTGCCCTACGGCGAGAGCCACGGCGTCGCCGCCGACATGACCGACATCCCGAACGGCGCCCCCGACGACGCGATGGATCTCGTCCGCGAGTTCTACTGATACGGATTATTGGAACTGGTTACCGGTGGTCGCTGGGACGGTCCAGCGACCCACCGGTACTGACTGACAATAAACCGTATGAATCGGCGCCGCCGCCCCGACAAACGGAACGACTCAAGTCCCAGAGCGAAATACCTCCACTCGATGTCCACGCTGTCTCGCTTCGGCACCTCGGTAACCGACATCGTCAGCGATCTTCGGCGCGACGGCTCCGGCTGGGTCCTGCTGTTCGTCTCGCTCGGCTGGTTTCTCTCGCTCGGCGTGCGCATCGTCTACCCGGCCCTCCTGCCGCAGGTGACCGCGGAGTTCGGTGTCAGCCACGCCACCACCGGCCTGTTCATCGGCGTCCTCTGGACGACGTACGCGCTCTTTCAGTTCCCGGGCGGCGCGCTGGCCGACGCAGTGGGCGAACGAGTCGTCCTCAGCGGGAGCGTCCTGTTCACCATCCTCGGGGTCGGCGCGCTCGCGCTCTCGACGACCCTCCCGCTGTTCGTGCTGGCGACGATTCTGCTCGGCTTCAGCACCGGCCTCTACGGAACCACCCGCATCACCGTGCTCTCGGCGGTGTACGACCGGATGGAGACGACCGCGATCAGCGTGAGCCAGGCGTCCGGCAACGTCGGTAACGTCGTCCTCCCCGCGACCGCTGGGTTCGTCAGCGTCTATCTGGGCTGGCGCGGTGGCTTCGGCGTTCTCGTGCCGCTCTTGCTCCTGTCGGCCGCGGGACTCTGGCTGTTCGTCCCGCGTCGGGCCGCGACGGCCACGGCGGAGGCGTCGTTCACGCAGACGATGTCGAAGGTCGCGGCGGCGATCAGAAGTCCCCGCGTGCTCGCGGTCACCCTCCTCCTGTCGCTCAACATGTTCCTCTACCAGAGCGTGACGGGGTTTCTCCCGACGTATCTCACTGATGTCAAGGGCCTGGCTCCGAGCACGGCGGCGTCGCTGTTCAGCCTCTTTTTCGCGACGGCCATCGGCATCCAGTTCCTGTCCGGCGCGGTGGCCGACCGCTTCGGCAACCGGGTCGCGATCACCGCGTTCCTCGGCCTCAGCGTTCCTGCGTTCGTCCTGCTGACCGTCGCCGAGACGTTTCTCGCGCTGGTCGGCGTCATCGTACTCCTGAGCTGTATGCTGGGCGGGATGCCCGCGGCGAACGCCGCGGGCGTCAGTGCGCTCCCCGAGGAGATTCAGGGCAGCGGGTTCGGCCTCCTCCGGACGGGTTACATCGCGTTCGGTGCGATCGGGCCGCTCGTGGTCGGACAGCTCGCCGACTACGGGCGGTTCGACGGCGCCTTTCTGTTGCTCGGCGGCGTCGCCCTCGCGATGAGCGCCTGGGGCGCCGTGTTTCAGCGGTTCGGCGAAGGGCCGTCGGACCAGTAGCTCCGTCCCCGTTCAGCAAGACTGAATACGCTCACCCGGTATCGACGTATATGTCCGACCGTTTCGACGTGATTGTCGCCGGCGCGGGGCCCGCCGGGGCCCAGTGCGCCCGCGACCTCGCTCAGCGGGGGTACGATGTCGTCGTCCTCGAAGCCGAGCAGGAGGACGGCTTCCCCCGCCAGAGCAACAAGTCGACCGCCGGGACGTTTCCTTCGATGATGGCCTCGTTCGGCGTTCCGGACGAAGTCGTGATGAACTACACCGACGACGTGGTGCTGGAGTCGCCCAACGACCACTACGTCCAGCACCAGCCCGGTGCCGTCCTCGATTTCGCGTCGTTCAAGCGCTGGCTGGTGCAGAAGGGCCGCGAGGAGGGCGCGACCTACCGGTTCGACGCCCGAGTGAACGGCCCGATCATGGAGGACGGCGTGATCGCCGGCGTCCGGTACGCGGGCGACGAGGAAGCGTACGCCGACATCGTCGTCGACGCGACGGGGCCCGCGGCACCGCTCGCGAAGGCACTGGACGTGAGCGACCTGCAGCGCAAACACCAGGCCATCGGCATCGAGTGGGAGATGGAGGGCGTCGACATCGATCACCCGCAGTACGCCGACCTCACCAACACGATGATGCTCCGCCTGGATCATGAGTTCGCCCCTGGCGGCTACTCGTGGGTCTTCCACACCGGCGGCGACACCGCGAAGGTCGGTCTCTGTTACATCCAGAACGACAACCACGACCGGTACGGCCGTGACGACACGAGCATCGACGACTATCTCGAACACTGGCTCGACACCGACCCGCGCTTTGCCGACGCCGAGCGCATCTCGGACAAGCAGCAGCACCGCGGCTCCGCCCACATCCAGATGCCGGATAAGCTCTACACGGACAGCTTCATGGCCATCGGCGACGCTGTGCCGACCGTCGATCCGCTGTGGGGCGAGGGGATCCACAAGGGGATGAAATCGGGGCGGATGGCCGCCATCACCGCCGACCGCTGTTTCACGAACGAGGTGCCCGACACCTCGGCCGAAGCGATATCGGTGTACAGCAAACTCTGGCACAGCGAAGTGGCCCCGCGGATGCGAGAACGCCTCCTGATGACGGAACTGCTCTACCTCGCGCCGAACGAACGGTACGATACGCTGATGGACGACCTCCGTGCGGCCGACAGCGACCTGCTGGCGAAAGCCAACGCCGGGAACGTCCGCGCGATGCTCAGTCTGCTCCACCTCCGCGACATCCCCCTGCTCGGCAAGTTCGCGAAAGAGCGCCTGACGGAGTAGCGGCACGTACCCACGCTTCCCCAACGCCTTTCGGCGTCTCGGCCCTTCAATTGGATATGTCTCAGTCCCCGAACGAACCGCCGATGCTCGGTCTCGGAACGTGGCAGAACACCGATCCGGAAGCGTGTGCCAACGCAGTGGCGACCGCCCTCGAACTGGGCTATCGCCACATCGACACCGCACAGGCCTACGACAACGAAGAACACGTCGGCGACGGCCTCGCGCAGGCGGACATCCCCCGCGACGACATCTTTCTCGCGACGAAGGTGTGGATCGATCAGCTCGCGCCCGACGACGTGCTGTCGTCGACCGAGGAGAGCCTCGACGAACTCGGCGTCGACTACGTCGACCTGCTCTACGTCCACTGGCCGGCCGGCGACTACGACGCCGCGGAGACGCTCGCCGCGTTCGAGCGACTCCGCGACGAGGGGAAAATCGACCACATCGGAATCAGCAACTTCGAACCCGATCAGGTGACCGAGGCCATCGAGGTGACCGACGCCCCCATCTTCGCGAACCAGATCGAATGCCACCCCTTCCTCCCGCAGACCGAACTCCGCGACCACTGCGCCGCCAACGACATCGAAGTCGTGGCGTACTCCCCGCTGGCCCGGGGCGAAGTGTTCGACTCACCGGAGATTCAGGCGGTCGCGGAGAAACACGACGCCAGCGAGGCCCAGGTGTCGCTCGCGTGGCTTCGCGAGAAGGGCGTGACGGCCATTCCGAAAGCCACGAGCGAGACCCACATCCGCGACAACTGGGCGTCGCGTTCGGTCGAACTCGATGCCGACGACGTGGCGCGGATCGACGCCATCGACGAGCGAAAACGCCTCGTCGACCCCGACTTCGCGCCCTGGTGATCACGGGCGGTCGACGGTCTCGGCGTCGGCGTCGTCCGCGTCATCGACGGTCGCAGCGATCCGGACCCCGGCCAACGAGACGACGATGGCGGAGACGACGAAAAGCGCGAGGCGTTCGGTCGGCGGGATCGGCACGCCGAACAGTTGCAGGTGGGTGAGGACGCCCTCGCGCTCGAGGAAGTAGCCCGCGAAGCCGCGGACGACGAGACCGAGGGCGACGACGCCGAACGGGAGGTTCAGATACGGCCGCGGCACCCGATCCGCGTCGATGAGTTCGTCGAGGAGGCGCCCGGCGCTCGCGGTGAGCGCCGCCAGCGCCAGCCACGGGATGCTGCTGTAGAAAAACTGCATGATCGGGACGAGGCTGACGCCGCTGACGCTGTCGTCGACGGGGGAGACGGCGAGCACCCCGAGGAACCCCCCGACGAGCGTGAGGCCGCCCGCGACGGCGTAAGTGACGACCGACACCTGCCCCGAGTAGAGGGCCTCACGGGTCCGGTCGGGCAGGCGAGCGAGGTAGTCGTCGATGGCGAGGCCCTTGTACAACACCGCAGCACCGAGCAGCGAGGCGAGGCCCGCGAGCGCGACGCCGACGGAGAACCGCACGAGCAACACCGGCAGGAGGAGCAGGCCGACGCCGAGCGGAACCAGCACGGTCGAGCGGAGTTGCTCGTCGGCCAGGAACTGCTTCAGGAGGTAGTACGTGGACTCGATGTCGCGGGCCTGTCGGACGACGACCCGGTCGACCGAGTCGACGGGGAGGCGACTCTCGACGATGGGGAGGAGTCGTTCGTCGTCGGCGCTGTCCGTGACGACGATGGCGGAGTCGGGGTCGTGGCGGTCGAGCAGCGTATCGATCTGGGCCGCGACGGAGCGGTCGGCACCGACGGCGGAGTTACCCGCGCCGGAGACGACGGCGACCATGGCGTCCTCGCCGTCGCTACGGAGGTCCCGCGTGACGCGCAGCGATTCGAGCAGGCAGTTGACCGTCGAATCCTCGGGGTCCGCGAGGCCGACCTCCGTCACCAGCGACCGCACCGCATCCCACCCGTCGACTGGCATCGACACGCCGACGGTCCGGCCGATGTCGTCGGCACGGTCGACACACAGGACGAGCGTGGTCACGGTTCCGAGAACTACCTATGGGGATAAATATCTCTCGCCAGTCATGCGGTCGTCTGTAACCGGCTCGGGGTGTTCGTCACCCAATAGCGAATCGCTGCTGACTGCCAAAACGCGATATAGACCGGTTCAGAACCGGAGACGGAAGCCCTGCTCGTCGGCGACGACGCTCGCGACGCCCGCGCCAAAGGCGTAGACGGCGGCCGTCACACCACCCCGGAGGCGATCGGCCAGTCCGCGCTCGGGCGCGAACTCGCGGACGGACACCTCGGTGTCGAGCAGGTCCGCGACGTGGTCCTCCACGGCCGCCCTGTCGCCGAGTTCGTCGACCAGTCCCCGTTCGGCAGCATCCTCGCCGAGGTAGACGCGGGCCTCGGTGTCGCGGATCGCCTCGGGATCCATCTCCCGGCCCTCGGCCACGCGGTCGACGAAGTCGTCGTAGAAGCCGTCGACGATGCCCTGCAGGTACTCCCGTTCGTCTTCGGAGAGTTCCTTCAGCGGCATCCCGGCGTCCTTGTACTTGCCGGCGGCGAAGCGCTCGTAGGAGACCCCGAGGTCGTCGGCCAACTCGGAGACATTCACCTGCGAGCCGATGACGCCGATGCTGCCGACGACCGTCGGCCGTCGCGCCCAGAGTTCGTCACAGCCGCTGGCGATCCAGTAGCCGCCGCTGGCGCAGATGTCGGTCGCGTACGCGATGGTCGGCCCGTCGAACGCCGCCGCCGCGCGGCGGATGTCGTCGCTCGGGACGACCTCCCCGCCGGGCGTGTCGAGTTTCACCAGGAGGGCGTCGACGGCGTCGTCCTCGTCTGCGCACTCGATCTGCTCGACGATTTCGTCGGCCGTGGCGCCGATGACTCCGCCCGGGAGCGGACCGGGCTTTCCGCCGTCTCGCGTGATCGGCCCCTTGACGGCCACCTCGGCGGTGTTGTAGTCGGGAAACACCGAGTCGGCGATCCGGGTCGCGGCACGGGTGCCGACCAGTACGACGCCGACGGTCAACAGCACGCCGAGCAGTTCCGCGAACGATCCGGGAACGACCACGAAGACCACGATGCCGAGGAGGGCCGCGACGAACCCGCCCAGGCCGACGATCACGAGTCGACCGATGTCGTCGCCGTCACTCACACAGTCTCACCATACGCGATGTGGGGACCGGCGCGGTATAAATACTGTCGGCTGTGCGGTCGGGGCACTCCCGGAGTCGGGACTGTCGACGTAACGAGCCGGAGAAAAACCGCGTCAGCAGCGTCGCCGAACTACAGAAGCCCCGTTTTCTGGAGCTTCATCAGGTCCTCGGTGTCGAGGGTTTCGCCTTCCTTGAACTTCTGGTAGATCTCCTCGGCCTCCTCCTTGGCGGCCTCGCGCTCGGCTTCGCGCTCGTCCTGCTGCTCCTCTTCCTCTTCCTTGTCGAGTTCGCGCAGGCGCTTCTGGACGCGGACGAAGTCCTCGTGGTGGCGGTCGGCCGCTTCCTGGGCCTCGACGAAGAGTTCGTGCATCTCGTCGGCCTTGTCACGGATCTCGTCGGCCTCGCGGTAGGCCTCGATCATCTGGTTGTGGTGTTCTTGGGCCTTGTCCGCGAGTTCCGTCACCTTCTGGTGGTGCTGGGACGCTTCGGAGCGGACCTCTTCGGCCTCCTCGACGAGGTCTTCGAGTTCGCTCGCGTCGTCGAGTTTGTCCTTGCGCTGCTGGTACTCCTCGCGTTTCTCCTCGATCTTCTCGATGAGTTCGCGTTCGTCCTCGGCGCTCAGGACTTCGGTCTGCTGTCGAAATTCGAGCTCCTCGATTTCCTCTTCGAGTTCTTCCAGATCCTTGCCGTCCCCGAGCTCGAGGTCCTGTTTCAGCTCTTCTACCTGATCGAAGAGTTCGTTGGCCTCGGCGTTGAGCTCGTTACGACTCTCTTTGTGTTCCTGGACCTTCTCATTGAGTTCGTCCCGCTTTTCGCGGTGTTCCTGGGCCTCGTCGACCTTCTCGCGCGTCTTGGCGTTCAGGTCGTCGCGCTTCGAGGCGCGCTCCGACGCCATCTGGTTGAGTTCGTTGCGTCGGTCCCGGAGCTGTCCGGCGAGTTTGATGAGCTGTCCCTTCGAGTCGTTTTCGAGCTGCTCGTCCGTGAGTTCGACGTTGTCCGCTTCGTTGAGGGGTGCGACGTCGAATTCGTTGAGTACTTCTTCAGTTGTTACCATTGTTGAAACCTCGATACCACCGCTCCGGCGAGACTGGTGACTAATCGGCGCGCGACCAACCGTGGATAAGAATTCCCGATCATTCTGCGTGCGATGCCACCAAAACGCCGGAGGCGTGTTGGTACTAAATTGTACAGCCGACATATGTATAAACCCTTCGGTGGTCGAAACCCTGCAAAACGGTGGCACAGCCCCGGGTACAGCCGTGTTAACGGTTGACACGAGGTGCGGGAATACATATAAAACAACGCCGGGGACGCTCCAGTTTCACTTTCACCGCGGGGTTGGCTCGGCTTCTTGGTAGCTCATCCAACATGATTGGATATGCTCGAAAACCTCACCAGCACGTGCGAGGCGGCCGGCTGTGATCGACCCCTCGACGACAGCGCCCTGATGCTGACGCTGCGGACCGAGGCCGGCGAGCGGCGGGCCTACGAGTGCGCCTGTGGCGCGGTGACCGTGACGGTCGTGCGGGACTGATACGGTTTATTGTAAGTCAGTACCGGTGGGTCGCTGGACCGTCTCCGCGAACCACCGGTAAATAGTTACAATAATCCGTATGATACAGCCGACAGTATGAACCGGCACCGCTTTGAGTGAAGACCGGCGATCCGAGGCCATGCGAGAGGTCGTCCACGCCCACGGTCACGAACACGTCGCTGCGACCCACGAGAGCACGTTCGAAGTGACGACCGACGACTGGTTGACGCCCGCCGGCGACTGCATCGTCGGCATCGACGCCGACCGGGCACCGGCCGACTTCGACGACGACTTCGTCGCCGCCTGCCGCGATCCGGGATCGACCATCACGCTGACCCTCGAGGCCGACGGCACGGTCGAACGCGTCCAGGCCCGCGGCCACCCCGACCTCACCTTCGAGAGCGACCGGAGCGCCGTCGTGCGGACGAGCACGTACGCCGACGACCGCACCGTCGCCGTCGGCGCCGACGCCGCTGCGGCTGATCTGGACCGCGACCTGATCGCCGCCCTCGAAGCCGGCGCCGATCTCACGCTCACGCTGACCGTCGAGTGACGCCGCGTTTTTGCTCTCGGACGCCAACGATCAGCCATGCCCGAGGAACCAGCCGAGAACGTCAGCGGCGGCACCGACGGCGGCGGCGTCGACACTCAGTTCCCGACCGGTGATCCCGAAACGCGGGCCGAAGCCGTCGTCGACGCACTGGGCGACATGTACTGGCAGAAGGCCTACGGCGGCCGCGACGCCTTCCCCTGTCTCGTCCGCACGGTGCTGAGTCAGAACACGAGCGACGTGGCCAGCCAACCGGCGTTCGACGCCCTGCTCCAGCGCTACGACGGCCCCGACACCGACCTCGCCGTGACGCTGGTGAACGCCGACCGCGAGCGACTCGCCGAAACCATCCAACCGGCCGGCCTCCACAAGCAGAAATCCCGCGTCATCAGCGAGGCTGCCGAGGAAGTCGTCGCCGAGTTCGGCGACAGCGAGGCGTTCGACCGCTTCGTCCGGAAGGGCGACCCGGCCGCAGTGCGCGATCGACTCCTCTCGATCCGTGGCGTCGGCCCCAAGACTGCGGACTGCGTCCTCCTCTTTGCCGGCGGGCGCGGCGGCGTTTTCCCCGTCGATACACACGTCCACCGCGTCGCTCGCCGGATGGGCCTGGCGCCGCCGGACGCCGACCACGAGGCCGTTCGCGAGGCGCTCGAAGAATCCGTACCGACCGAGAAATGCGGATTCGGGCACACCGCAATGATCCAGTTCGGGCGCGACTACTGTTCGGCGCGAAAGCCAGCGTGTCTCGACGGTCCGGAGGCGTGCCCGCTCGCGGACCTGTGTGACCGGGTCGGCGTCTCACCCGAAACGGGCGACGTCGTCGACCCCGCGGACGCTACTTGAACCGGAACGTTTCGAGGTTCTTCGGGGCGAACGTCCGCATGTTGTAGTCGTGATAGAGCGCCGAGGAGAGGTCCTGCACGGAGCGCTCGTCGCCGTGGACACAGAGCACTTTCTCGGGGCGCGGATTCATCGTCTTGACGAAGTTCTCGAGGCCCTGCCGGTCGGCGTGGCCGGAGAAGCCGTCGACGGTTTCGACGCCCATGTTGAGCGAGAGCGTGTTGCCGCGCCCGCGCCCGGAGCGCCCGCGGTCGTTCATCGGAATCTCGTCCCAGCCGTTCTGGATGCGGCGGCCGAGGGTTCCCTGGGCCTGGTAGCCGACGAACACGAGCGTCGAGTCCGGATCCGGACCGAGATGGCGGAGCCAGGACATGATCGGGCCGCCGGTGACCATCCCCGACGTCGAGAGGATGATGGCCGAGTCGCCGTCGGCGACTTCCTGGCGTTCGTCCTCGCCGGCGTCGATGTGGTTGAACTCCTCGGCGAGGAAGGGGTTCTCGTCCTCGTGGAAGATGCGGTCCCGGAGGTCGTCGCGGAGATACTCGGGGTAGGTGGTGTGAATCGCCGTCGCCTCCCAGATCATCCCGTCGAGGTGGACGGGCATCCGCGGGATCTTGCCGCTCCGCATCGCTTCCTCGAGGACGAGCATGATCTCCTGGGATCGCCCGACTGCGAACGCCGGAATGACGATTTTCCCGTCCTGTTCGTAGGTGTCGTTGATGATCTCCAGGAGGTTGCGCTCGGAGTCCGCCTGGTCGGTCTGATAGTCGTTGCGCCCGCCGTAGGTGGATTCGAGGACGAGCGTCTCGACCCGCGGGAAGTCGTTGACGGCGCCGTTGAACAGGCGCGTGTCCTCGTAGTGGATGTCACCCGAGAACGCCACGTTGTAGAGGCCGTCGCCGATGTGGAAGTGAGAGACGGCGGAGCCGAGGATGTGACCGGCGTTGTGGAAGGTGAGTTTCACGTCCGGCGCGATGTCGGTCACGTCGCCGTATTCGAGCGGGACGGTGTGTTTGATCGCCTCGCGCACCATCTCGCTCTCGTAGGGCGGCGTGCGGCCTTCCTTCGAGGCCACGTCGAGGTAGTCGAGGGTGAGCAGCCCCATCAGATCACGGGTGGGTTCCGTACAGTAGATGGGACCGTCGTAGCCGTACTTGAACAGTAGCGGGATGAGCGCGGAGTGGTCGAGGTGAGCGTGCGTGAGCACGACGGCGTCGATGGAGTTCAGCGGGGCGGCCTCGGGCACCTGCAGGTAGGGCACCTCGCCCTCGGCACCGGGTTTGTCGCCGCAGTCGATCAGGATGCGCGTCTCGGCGGTCGAGAGAATGAAACTCGCGCGGCCGACCTCGCGACAGCAGCCCAGGGTGGTGATACGCACCCACTGGTCGTCGGCCATCTCCTCGCGGTGAATCTGACGACCG comes from Haloplanus sp. XH21 and encodes:
- a CDS encoding 2-oxoacid:acceptor oxidoreductase subunit alpha; the protein is MPADFNWAIGGEAGDGIDSTGKIFAQALSRAGRHVFTSKDFASRIRGGYTAYKVRTSVDQVQSVVDRLDVLIALTQRTIDENLNELHEGSVIIYDGDRTTMQDVEIPEDVIGLDVPLKSLAEDAGGAIMRNVVALGAACAVSGFPIENLDSALEKRFGDKGEAIVDNNKSAARKGREYVESEFDQPFGYDLECTDENYVLLNGDEAIGMGAIAAGCRFYAGYPITPATNVMEYLTGRVERYGGHVVQAEDELAAINLALGAARAGARSMTATSGPGIDLMTETFGLIATSETPLVIVDVMRSGPSTGMPTKQEQGDLNTLLYGGHGEVPRFVLAPTTIADCFHKTVEAFNLAEKYQIPVYLTADLSLAVTEQTYPPEEFDMDAVEIERGKIVDEGTVGEWQDEEGRFKPHALTDDGISPRSLPGTEGGVHMSTGLEHDELGRRTEDREMRVQQVDKRSRKVETAREREAFEPREFGDPDAETLVLSWGSNEGALIEAERFLDDEGIDARYLSVPYLFPRPDLTEAVEAAETVIVVECNATGQFADIVEHDTLTRVTRINKYDGVRFKADELAERIAAVLTDDTEEATA
- a CDS encoding 2-oxoacid:ferredoxin oxidoreductase subunit beta, translated to MSSNVRFTDFKSDAQPTWCPGCGDFGTMNGMMKALAETGNSPDDTFVVAGIGCSGKIGTYMRSYAIHGVHGRALPVGAGVKLANPDIEVMVAGGDGDGYSIGAGHFIHAVRRNVDMTYVVMDNRIYGLTKGQASPTSREDFETSTTPEGPQQPPVNPLALALAASGTFIAQSFSTDAQRHADIVKQAVEHDGFGFVNVFSPCVTFNDVDTYDYFRDQIVDLEETEHDPTDYDDARSRILDRDAEYQGVLYRNDDSVPYGESHGVAADMTDIPNGAPDDAMDLVREFY
- a CDS encoding MFS transporter; its protein translation is MSTLSRFGTSVTDIVSDLRRDGSGWVLLFVSLGWFLSLGVRIVYPALLPQVTAEFGVSHATTGLFIGVLWTTYALFQFPGGALADAVGERVVLSGSVLFTILGVGALALSTTLPLFVLATILLGFSTGLYGTTRITVLSAVYDRMETTAISVSQASGNVGNVVLPATAGFVSVYLGWRGGFGVLVPLLLLSAAGLWLFVPRRAATATAEASFTQTMSKVAAAIRSPRVLAVTLLLSLNMFLYQSVTGFLPTYLTDVKGLAPSTAASLFSLFFATAIGIQFLSGAVADRFGNRVAITAFLGLSVPAFVLLTVAETFLALVGVIVLLSCMLGGMPAANAAGVSALPEEIQGSGFGLLRTGYIAFGAIGPLVVGQLADYGRFDGAFLLLGGVALAMSAWGAVFQRFGEGPSDQ
- a CDS encoding digeranylgeranylglycerophospholipid reductase; the encoded protein is MSDRFDVIVAGAGPAGAQCARDLAQRGYDVVVLEAEQEDGFPRQSNKSTAGTFPSMMASFGVPDEVVMNYTDDVVLESPNDHYVQHQPGAVLDFASFKRWLVQKGREEGATYRFDARVNGPIMEDGVIAGVRYAGDEEAYADIVVDATGPAAPLAKALDVSDLQRKHQAIGIEWEMEGVDIDHPQYADLTNTMMLRLDHEFAPGGYSWVFHTGGDTAKVGLCYIQNDNHDRYGRDDTSIDDYLEHWLDTDPRFADAERISDKQQHRGSAHIQMPDKLYTDSFMAIGDAVPTVDPLWGEGIHKGMKSGRMAAITADRCFTNEVPDTSAEAISVYSKLWHSEVAPRMRERLLMTELLYLAPNERYDTLMDDLRAADSDLLAKANAGNVRAMLSLLHLRDIPLLGKFAKERLTE
- a CDS encoding aldo/keto reductase, coding for MSQSPNEPPMLGLGTWQNTDPEACANAVATALELGYRHIDTAQAYDNEEHVGDGLAQADIPRDDIFLATKVWIDQLAPDDVLSSTEESLDELGVDYVDLLYVHWPAGDYDAAETLAAFERLRDEGKIDHIGISNFEPDQVTEAIEVTDAPIFANQIECHPFLPQTELRDHCAANDIEVVAYSPLARGEVFDSPEIQAVAEKHDASEAQVSLAWLREKGVTAIPKATSETHIRDNWASRSVELDADDVARIDAIDERKRLVDPDFAPW
- a CDS encoding DUF373 family protein, with protein sequence MTTLVLCVDRADDIGRTVGVSMPVDGWDAVRSLVTEVGLADPEDSTVNCLLESLRVTRDLRSDGEDAMVAVVSGAGNSAVGADRSVAAQIDTLLDRHDPDSAIVVTDSADDERLLPIVESRLPVDSVDRVVVRQARDIESTYYLLKQFLADEQLRSTVLVPLGVGLLLLPVLLVRFSVGVALAGLASLLGAAVLYKGLAIDDYLARLPDRTREALYSGQVSVVTYAVAGGLTLVGGFLGVLAVSPVDDSVSGVSLVPIMQFFYSSIPWLALAALTASAGRLLDELIDADRVPRPYLNLPFGVVALGLVVRGFAGYFLEREGVLTHLQLFGVPIPPTERLALFVVSAIVVSLAGVRIAATVDDADDADAETVDRP
- the sppA gene encoding signal peptide peptidase SppA, with the translated sequence MSDGDDIGRLVIVGLGGFVAALLGIVVFVVVPGSFAELLGVLLTVGVVLVGTRAATRIADSVFPDYNTAEVAVKGPITRDGGKPGPLPGGVIGATADEIVEQIECADEDDAVDALLVKLDTPGGEVVPSDDIRRAAAAFDGPTIAYATDICASGGYWIASGCDELWARRPTVVGSIGVIGSQVNVSELADDLGVSYERFAAGKYKDAGMPLKELSEDEREYLQGIVDGFYDDFVDRVAEGREMDPEAIRDTEARVYLGEDAAERGLVDELGDRAAVEDHVADLLDTEVSVREFAPERGLADRLRGGVTAAVYAFGAGVASVVADEQGFRLRF